The following coding sequences are from one Burkholderia stabilis window:
- a CDS encoding molecular chaperone yields MKKSLINLIYSMLICVGSSTICAHASVVIDNTRVIFPGSEREVTVKLKNAGTRPALIQTWLDKGDPRASPDKIDVPFMLTPTMFRLDAKKGQAIRLIYTKEPLALDRETLFWLNVLEVPPEATDDAAGENRLQLAFRTRIKVMFRPKGLPGDPLDAPGKVKWSVVRDPSGHGYALKGKNPTPYFVNLGEVKLKTPTGNYSAGSGYIAPLASETFPIEKLGQKPDVDAEVDYLSINDYGAGLPGTAQLDTQTHR; encoded by the coding sequence ATGAAAAAATCATTGATAAACCTCATATACTCGATGCTGATATGTGTAGGCTCATCAACAATTTGTGCACATGCTAGCGTCGTAATAGACAACACTCGAGTCATTTTCCCGGGCAGCGAACGCGAAGTCACAGTCAAATTGAAGAACGCCGGAACGCGGCCGGCACTCATTCAGACGTGGCTCGACAAAGGAGATCCTCGGGCATCACCTGACAAGATCGACGTGCCGTTCATGCTGACACCGACAATGTTTCGCCTTGACGCAAAGAAAGGTCAGGCGATTCGACTGATCTATACAAAGGAGCCACTCGCACTCGATCGGGAAACGCTCTTCTGGCTGAATGTCCTTGAAGTCCCGCCGGAGGCGACCGATGATGCCGCTGGCGAAAACCGCTTGCAACTCGCATTTCGTACGCGGATCAAGGTAATGTTTCGCCCGAAAGGACTGCCCGGTGATCCGCTCGATGCGCCGGGAAAGGTCAAATGGTCCGTCGTTCGCGACCCGAGCGGGCACGGCTATGCGTTGAAGGGAAAAAATCCTACGCCGTACTTCGTCAATCTCGGTGAAGTCAAGTTGAAGACACCCACTGGCAACTATAGTGCGGGATCTGGTTACATTGCACCGCTGGCGTCTGAAACGTTTCCCATCGAAAAACTCGGGCAGAAGCCGGATGTCGACGCTGAAGTCGACTATTTGTCGATCAACGACTATGGTGCCGGGCTACCGGGCACGGCCCAACTCGATACGCAGACTCATCGCTGA
- a CDS encoding fimbrial protein, which produces MNKALVSTLATVAALASFSSIAQAADGLIEFSGSLTSATCKINGGTKDFTVTLPSVSTNTLTNAGSWAGRQPFKLSLTECQPTTGIVSAYLEPGATVNPTTGNLKLDAGGATNVEIALLNSNYDKINASSPIGSQNVDKVNISAGKADLQFYAQYQSLGSATAGAAKSRVNYTITYQ; this is translated from the coding sequence ATGAATAAAGCACTCGTATCGACGCTTGCAACTGTCGCGGCACTTGCTTCGTTTTCGTCCATCGCCCAAGCGGCGGATGGCCTGATCGAGTTTTCCGGTTCGTTGACGTCGGCAACCTGCAAGATCAATGGCGGCACCAAAGACTTCACTGTGACGCTGCCGTCCGTCTCCACCAATACCCTGACTAACGCTGGCTCGTGGGCCGGCCGACAGCCCTTCAAGCTTTCGCTGACCGAATGTCAACCGACAACCGGAATCGTCAGCGCATACCTCGAACCGGGTGCGACGGTCAACCCGACGACCGGCAACCTGAAGCTGGACGCAGGCGGTGCGACGAACGTCGAAATCGCTCTGCTCAACAGCAACTACGACAAGATCAACGCATCGTCCCCGATCGGCTCGCAGAACGTCGACAAGGTCAACATCAGTGCCGGCAAAGCGGATCTGCAGTTCTATGCACAGTACCAATCGCTCGGTAGCGCCACGGCTGGTGCAGCGAAATCGCGCGTGAACTACACGATCACGTACCAGTAA
- a CDS encoding fimbrial protein produces MVGAFFPWEAHSTETITAFGGGRIAAPSNTPSGTILARHYITPQAFCGKSVCEVTYAILNPKGGLLTSGGPDLETTVDGLSTRLLLDGVPLTSTTRMSVQNTLEVQLFRDSRTPKNGEIRPGPFRSYFQITYKTGIISSDTTLISFSADVNFINGTCSVPNQTVNLPDVSRTSFRGIGSTAGVRPFSLRLTNCPAGYNRVGYQVVPLDGSVGNRPGWLKLRPESTASGIGVKLTDAKTDLPLPFYFSIATPYNGSAAPLVDIPLNAAYVQTAETVTGGTVRAGALVLLDYQ; encoded by the coding sequence ATGGTCGGTGCATTTTTTCCATGGGAAGCGCACAGTACTGAGACGATAACGGCATTTGGTGGTGGCCGAATAGCTGCGCCTTCGAACACGCCATCCGGCACCATTCTGGCTCGTCACTACATTACGCCACAAGCGTTTTGTGGAAAAAGCGTTTGCGAAGTGACGTACGCTATCTTGAACCCGAAAGGGGGGCTTCTCACGAGCGGGGGACCGGATCTCGAGACAACGGTCGACGGTCTATCGACCCGACTATTGTTGGATGGCGTGCCACTGACTTCGACGACACGGATGTCCGTGCAGAACACGCTTGAAGTCCAGTTATTCAGGGACAGCAGAACTCCGAAGAATGGCGAGATAAGGCCGGGGCCTTTCAGGAGTTATTTTCAAATCACGTACAAAACCGGAATAATTTCATCGGATACTACGCTTATATCGTTTTCGGCTGATGTTAATTTCATCAACGGAACATGTTCAGTCCCGAATCAAACTGTCAATCTGCCGGATGTGTCTCGAACGAGCTTTCGGGGTATCGGCTCGACGGCCGGAGTCCGGCCTTTTTCGCTTCGGCTGACGAACTGTCCGGCGGGTTATAACCGGGTCGGGTATCAGGTGGTGCCACTGGACGGCAGCGTAGGCAACCGTCCCGGATGGTTGAAACTGCGGCCCGAATCGACTGCGAGCGGAATTGGAGTCAAGTTGACCGATGCGAAAACCGACCTGCCGCTGCCGTTCTATTTTTCGATCGCGACCCCTTACAACGGTAGCGCAGCGCCGTTGGTCGACATTCCGTTGAATGCTGCGTATGTGCAGACAGCGGAAACGGTCACAGGTGGAACGGTGCGGGCAGGTGCGCTTGTACTACTCGATTACCAGTAG
- a CDS encoding fimbrial protein, protein MQKKINVARIVQGLAAVGIIASMSPAMAADGEIAFNGKVLSTTCSIGAGGGATGSKNMTVKLPSVSASTLTTAGNVAGRTPFSIVLSGCTGDSTKVSTVFEPGDTIDAASGRLNLVSAGAEDTVAKNVQINLLNDKQAPIVAGAAGGQQNSQAVTLTDGGATLNYFAEYYATGKSVAGSANTRVQYSLDYQ, encoded by the coding sequence ATGCAAAAGAAAATCAACGTCGCACGCATCGTTCAGGGTCTGGCAGCAGTGGGCATCATCGCGTCGATGTCTCCCGCGATGGCGGCTGACGGTGAAATCGCGTTCAACGGTAAGGTGCTGTCGACCACCTGTTCGATCGGTGCGGGCGGCGGTGCGACGGGCAGCAAAAACATGACCGTGAAACTGCCGAGCGTTTCCGCAAGCACGCTTACGACTGCCGGCAATGTGGCGGGCCGCACGCCGTTCTCGATCGTGCTGAGCGGGTGCACGGGTGACTCGACGAAGGTTTCGACCGTGTTCGAGCCCGGCGACACGATCGACGCTGCTAGCGGCCGCCTGAATCTCGTCTCGGCTGGCGCGGAAGACACGGTCGCGAAGAATGTCCAGATCAATCTGCTGAACGACAAGCAGGCGCCGATCGTGGCGGGTGCTGCGGGCGGGCAGCAGAACTCGCAGGCCGTGACGCTGACCGACGGCGGCGCAACGCTGAATTACTTCGCGGAATACTACGCCACCGGCAAGTCGGTCGCCGGTTCGGCAAACACGCGTGTGCAGTACTCGCTCGATTACCAGTAA
- a CDS encoding molecular chaperone, protein MNWKLPKATAAFALLATLWMGSAQASVVITGTRVIFPGESREVTVRLMNDGTAPALVQAWIDTGNEKETPEQISVPFVLTPAMFRLDAGKGQSLRLIQTQESLPADRESLFWLNVLEIPPKASAGDSANKVQLAFRSRIKVMYRPSGLAGHPEAAADQLKWTLARQSGGNGYALKASNPSPYVVNLGELDINVGGQKHELKPSFVRPGETKEFPLPSGAAEPASAVVDYSYIDDWGTIKPIKQVKVGGGAHD, encoded by the coding sequence ATGAACTGGAAGCTACCGAAGGCGACGGCCGCATTTGCATTATTGGCAACGTTATGGATGGGCAGTGCGCAAGCCAGCGTCGTCATCACCGGAACGCGCGTGATCTTTCCTGGCGAAAGCCGTGAGGTGACCGTGCGCCTGATGAACGATGGCACTGCGCCCGCGCTCGTTCAGGCATGGATCGACACCGGCAACGAGAAGGAAACGCCCGAGCAGATTTCGGTGCCGTTCGTGCTCACGCCGGCAATGTTCCGGCTCGATGCCGGAAAAGGACAATCGCTGCGCCTGATCCAGACGCAGGAATCGCTGCCTGCGGATCGAGAGTCGCTGTTCTGGCTCAACGTGCTTGAAATTCCGCCGAAAGCGAGTGCGGGGGATTCCGCGAACAAGGTTCAACTCGCGTTCCGTTCAAGAATCAAGGTGATGTATCGCCCGAGCGGTCTGGCCGGGCACCCGGAGGCGGCAGCGGATCAATTGAAGTGGACGCTTGCGCGCCAGTCGGGCGGCAACGGATATGCGTTGAAGGCCTCGAACCCGTCGCCGTACGTCGTGAATCTCGGCGAGCTCGATATCAACGTAGGCGGCCAAAAGCACGAACTGAAACCGAGCTTCGTGCGGCCGGGTGAGACGAAGGAGTTTCCGCTTCCGTCGGGTGCGGCCGAGCCTGCAAGCGCCGTTGTCGACTATAGCTACATCGACGATTGGGGCACCATCAAGCCGATCAAACAAGTCAAGGTCGGAGGCGGGGCACACGACTGA
- a CDS encoding fimbria/pilus outer membrane usher protein encodes MPRQNVLYSMVLSALAGWTVHADGASVHSDAHAESQAVATQVASVEFDSGFLSREARGQVDVSRFEKGNTTTPGTYGVDVYVNENLVTTMQVTFRASAQSVDAQPCFDEAQLESIGVDMERLAPNVLSKLRDERACVEVDDAIPDARAAFEFGEQRLRLSIPQTALRRSPRGYVSPERWDDGVTAGMLNYNANVYSRRGSGGPTLTQGYVGLTGGVNVGAWRFRHEGSYSWSTGGGAQYQDIATYARRDLTALKSQLTVGESYTSGELFDSTQFRGVQLASDDRMLPDSVRGFAPVVRGVANSNAKVRISQNGLTIYETTVAPGAFEIDDLYPTGYGGDLIVQVTEADGSVHQFSVPYAAVPMSLRPGIHRYSFVAGTVRDTQSDSNPLFMQATWQQGLTNMVTAYTGATVAQGYLSGMIGVALNTRFGAFGFDVTQASTSVPGVKRFSGTSARVSYAKSITQTQTDVALAAYRYSTNGFFGLNDAMLTRDRIANGGHVDSVARQRSRTSVTINQALGERGGRLGLTASATNYWNRGGTDVTYSATYSNTFKRITYGVSVLRQQNSMGRSDTQYYVSATIPLGRKSPVTATTSFSHSTSGQNQALATVSGSAGRDDNMSYSVTANRASGNGSSSNDGSGSIVYRGALGELSATAGAGSGYQQGSVGIRGGVVAHRGGITLSQPLSETFAIVKADDAAGARVLNSPGARVDGRGYAIVPFLTPYSLNSVELDPEGLSTDVELKATTQQIAPRAGAVPLIEFSTASGKSAVIDARLSDGSALPFGAAVVNAQGTEVGVVGQGSRIFARGLDDQGTLTVRWSDASDQVCSLKYMLPVAKHGAAARGVRQLYSTCVAGK; translated from the coding sequence ATGCCACGTCAGAATGTACTCTATTCGATGGTGCTGTCCGCGCTTGCCGGCTGGACGGTCCACGCGGATGGCGCATCCGTACATTCGGACGCGCATGCCGAATCGCAAGCGGTCGCTACGCAAGTGGCGAGCGTGGAGTTCGACAGTGGGTTCTTGTCCCGCGAGGCCCGCGGGCAGGTCGACGTGTCACGGTTTGAAAAAGGAAATACGACCACGCCAGGTACGTATGGCGTTGACGTCTATGTGAACGAAAACCTCGTCACGACGATGCAGGTCACATTCCGCGCGTCGGCGCAATCGGTTGACGCGCAGCCGTGCTTCGACGAAGCACAGCTGGAATCGATCGGTGTCGATATGGAGCGGCTCGCGCCAAACGTGCTGTCGAAGCTGCGCGACGAACGTGCATGCGTCGAAGTGGATGATGCAATTCCCGACGCACGTGCGGCGTTTGAATTTGGTGAACAGCGTCTGCGCCTCAGCATCCCGCAAACGGCGCTGCGTCGCAGCCCGCGCGGCTACGTGAGTCCCGAGCGATGGGACGACGGTGTGACGGCCGGCATGTTGAATTACAACGCGAACGTGTACAGCCGTCGCGGCAGCGGTGGCCCGACGCTTACGCAGGGTTATGTCGGTCTGACGGGCGGCGTCAACGTCGGCGCTTGGCGTTTTCGTCACGAGGGCTCGTATAGCTGGTCGACGGGCGGTGGCGCCCAGTATCAGGACATCGCAACCTATGCGCGCCGCGACCTCACCGCGCTCAAATCGCAGCTCACCGTCGGCGAATCGTATACGTCGGGCGAACTGTTCGATTCGACGCAATTCCGCGGCGTGCAGCTTGCGTCGGACGACCGGATGCTGCCGGACTCGGTGCGCGGTTTTGCGCCCGTCGTGCGGGGTGTGGCGAACAGCAACGCGAAGGTGAGAATCAGTCAGAACGGCTTGACGATCTATGAGACGACGGTCGCTCCGGGCGCGTTCGAAATCGACGACCTGTATCCGACCGGCTATGGTGGCGACCTGATCGTGCAAGTGACGGAAGCCGATGGCTCGGTCCATCAGTTCAGCGTGCCGTATGCGGCCGTGCCGATGTCGTTGCGGCCGGGTATTCACCGCTACAGTTTCGTTGCGGGTACGGTGCGTGACACGCAAAGCGACAGCAATCCGCTGTTCATGCAGGCGACGTGGCAGCAGGGCCTGACAAACATGGTGACGGCATACACTGGCGCGACTGTCGCGCAAGGGTACTTGTCCGGCATGATCGGCGTCGCGCTCAACACGCGATTCGGCGCGTTCGGCTTCGACGTCACGCAGGCGAGCACATCAGTGCCGGGTGTGAAACGCTTCAGTGGCACCAGCGCGCGTGTCAGTTACGCGAAGTCGATCACGCAGACGCAGACCGACGTCGCGCTGGCAGCATACCGCTACTCGACGAACGGCTTTTTCGGGCTGAACGACGCGATGCTCACGCGTGACCGCATCGCGAACGGCGGTCACGTCGATTCGGTTGCGCGGCAGCGCAGTCGTACGTCGGTGACGATCAACCAGGCGCTCGGCGAACGCGGGGGGCGACTCGGGCTCACGGCATCCGCGACGAATTACTGGAACCGCGGCGGCACCGACGTCACCTATTCGGCGACGTACTCGAACACGTTCAAGCGCATTACCTACGGTGTGTCGGTGCTGCGCCAGCAGAACAGCATGGGCCGCAGCGACACGCAGTACTACGTGAGCGCGACGATCCCGCTCGGCCGCAAGTCGCCGGTGACGGCCACGACGAGCTTCTCGCACAGCACGAGCGGCCAGAATCAGGCGCTCGCGACGGTCTCGGGTTCCGCAGGCCGTGACGACAACATGTCGTACAGCGTCACCGCGAACCGGGCGTCGGGCAATGGCAGCTCGAGCAACGACGGCAGCGGCAGCATCGTCTATCGCGGCGCGCTGGGCGAACTGTCGGCGACGGCCGGCGCAGGATCGGGCTACCAGCAAGGCTCCGTCGGCATCCGGGGCGGTGTGGTCGCGCATCGCGGCGGGATCACGCTGTCGCAGCCGCTGTCGGAAACCTTCGCGATCGTCAAGGCAGATGACGCGGCCGGCGCACGCGTGTTGAACTCGCCGGGCGCGCGCGTCGACGGGCGTGGCTATGCGATCGTGCCGTTCCTGACGCCGTATTCGCTCAATTCGGTCGAACTCGACCCGGAAGGGCTGTCGACGGACGTCGAGTTGAAGGCGACCACGCAGCAGATCGCACCGCGCGCGGGCGCCGTGCCGCTGATCGAATTCTCGACGGCGTCGGGCAAGTCGGCCGTGATCGACGCTCGGCTCAGCGACGGCAGCGCACTGCCGTTCGGTGCGGCCGTCGTCAATGCGCAGGGCACCGAAGTCGGCGTCGTCGGTCAGGGCAGCCGGATCTTCGCACGCGGACTCGATGACCAAGGCACGTTGACGGTGCGTTGGAGCGATGCGAGCGACCAGGTGTGTTCGCTCAAATACATGCTGCCGGTTGCAAAGCACGGCGCGGCCGCGCGTGGCGTGCGACAGCTTTATTCGACATGTGTCGCCGGCAAGTAA